CGTGACTAGAAATTTCATAAAGTGTCGTTCCGTGCATCCCAGGATTGGTCGGAGATGCGGCTGTTTCCGTCATGGTAAATGAATTAATTAAGGCTACTAATCGCGAAACAAATCATTGAGGTGCAACCCGGAAGATCGTCACGCCGGATTCCGCTGCAGTGACATGGCTCGCCATCTGGGCTTTTATACTTTGCTGACCATGCGATTTCAATTGAGAGTGGCTACGGCGAAGGATGTGGGAGCGATTCGCGAACTGATCGAGGCTTCGGTGCGTGGGCTTCAGGCGAAGGATTATTCGACGGCGCAGAGGGAGGGTGCGTTGGCGACAGTATTCACGGTGGACAGTCAACTGATTGCGGATGGGACTTACTTTCTCGCGATTGCTGAAGGTGGTGAGATTGCAGGGTGTGGTGGATGGAGCTTTCGGAAGACCCTGTATGGAGGAGATCATCAGGTCGAGAAGATTGCTCTGGAGAGGCTGAATCCGGTGGTGGATGCGGCGAAGATTCGGGCGATCTTTGTGCATCCTGATTTTGCGCGAAAGGGCTTGGGAAGTCTGATTCTAGCGGCTGCCGAGGATGCTGCGATCGCGGAAGGGTTTACGCACTTCGAGATGGGCAGTACGTTGACGGGCGTGGGGCTTTATGCGCTGAAGGGGTATCTGGAGTTGGATCGTCGGCAGGTTCCGGTGGGCGGTGGGGAGACCATTGAAGTGGTGAGGATGGTGAAGCGGCGCGGCTTTGATGTTGGCACGACGCCGTGTAGTCTTCAGGCAGATTGAGAGTTGGGAGTGAACCGATGATTGAGATTCCAATGATTGCGAAGGGTGCAGACGAGCTCTATTTGCTGCCGGGAATGACGAATCGACATGGTCTGGTCGCCGGGGCCACGGGGACTGGCAAAACTGTCACGCTGCAGGTCATGGCGGAGGCGTTGAGTTCGATTGGGGTGCCGGTGTTTGCCGCGGATGTGAAGGGAGACCTGTCGGGAATCTCGCAGGCGGGGAAGAGTTCGCCGAAGTTTGATGCGCGGGTTGTTGCAATGGGATTGGGGGAGTGGAGCTTTGCGGGGTGTCCCGTGGTGTTCTGGGATGTCTTCGGCAAGCAGGGACATCCTGTGAGAGCTACCGTCAGTGAAATGGGGCCGCTGCTGTTGAGCAGGATTCTGAATCTGAACGATACGCAGACGGGTGTGCTGACATTGGTTTTCAAGATCGCCGATGACAGTGGATTGCTGCTGTTAGATATGAAAGATATGCAGGCGATGCTGCAGCATGTGGGTGAGGGCGCGAAAGAGTATCAGACGCAGTATGGAAATATTTCGGCGGCGAGTATCGGGGCGATTCAGCGTGGGTTGGTGGCGTTGGAGCAGCAGGGAGGCGACCTTTTCTTCGGCGAGCCGGCGCTGAATATCGATGACCTGCTGCAGGTAGATTCCAGCGGCAAAGGTGTAGTGAATATTTTGGCTGCGGATCAGCTGCTGCAATCGCCGCAGTTGTACGCGACGTTTCTGCTTTGGCTGATGAGTGAATTGTTTGAGAAATTGCCCGAGGTTGGAGATCAGGAGAAGCCGAAGCTGGTTTTTTTCTTCGATGAAGCTCATCTGTTGTTCAACGATCTGCCCTCAGTTTTGCAGAATCGCATTGAGCAAGTGGTGCGGCTGATCCGGTCCAAGGGAGTTGGGGTATTCTTTGTGACGCAGAACCCGATCGACGTGCCGGATACGGTGTTGAGCCAGTTGGGCAACCGTGTTCAGCATGCGCTGCGGGCGTTTTCTCCAAGAGATCAGAAGGCAGTGAAGGCGGCGGCGCAGACGTTTCGCGCGAATCCGAAGGTGAATGTGGAGGCTGTGATTACAGAGATGGGTGTGGGGGAGGCGTTGGTCTCGTTCCTGGATGAGAAGGGGATTCCGGGAATGGTGGAGCGGGCGATGGTATGTCCGCCGCATAGCCAGATTGGGCCGATTACGCCGGAGCAGAGGGCGGAGATTATCAAAAATTCGGTGGTGGCGGGGGTGTACGAGACAGTGGTGGATCGGGAGTCGGCGTATGAGCGACTGAAGGGGAAGGCCGTGGTTTCGGGGGGTGGGGCTGCCGGTTCGGCAGGGTCTCTCACAGGTTCGGGATCGGGTTGGATAGAGGCGGCTGGGACGGCGTTGGGTGGGGTGCTGGGACAGGGGAGTTCACGGAGAGGGGATACCGTGTTGCAGGCGGCGGTGAAGAGTGCAGCGCGGACGATGGGGAGCACGGTGGGACGGCAGCTGATCCGCGGGGTGCTGGGATCGTTGCTGGGAGGATCGAAGAGGTAAGCTTGGCTACTTGGCGCAGGAGGAGCAGGTGCCGTAGACGAAGAACTCGTGGCTGGAGTACTTGAAGCCGCGGGGTAGCTTCGGTCTGGACTGCATCTCGCAACCTTCTAGCTCATGGACGGTGCCGCAGGTGTTGCATTGGAAGTGGTGGTGGTGGGCCTTGCCGGCTACTTCGTAGCGGGTGGAGTGGCCGGGGACGTCCACTGGGGTAAGCCACTTGTCGTCGACCAGGCTGCCGATGTTGCGATAGACGGTGGCGATGCTGAGCGCGTCGACCTCTTTCTGGGCGAGGGCGAGAGCCTCGTCGGGGGAGAGAGGGCGGTCGGCCTCAACGAAGGCTGCGCGGATGGCGTCTTTCTGGCGGGTGTTACGGGTCTGGACCGATATTGGCATGAGCGCGCTTGGCACGCTTATCTTAGCGTGTTGCGAAGATAGTCTCAACTAGAAGGGGAAGGCGCGGAGGGCTGGGTCGGCCCATTCGTTGCTTGAGGGCTGCGCGGAATGGGCCGGTCTCAGTTAGATAACTTTTAGCAGAAGCAGGATGAGAACGATGAGCAGGATGAGGCTGATGCCGCCGCCTCCGTAGTAGCCGAGGCCAGGTCCCAAACGATAGCCGCCAAAGCCGAACACCAGAATCAGAATGATCAAAAGGATAAGCATCTTTAGTTTTTCTCCGTTCGGCGAAGTTTCGCCAGTTGGAGGTGTGATGCAGATTTTGTTGCGGACGCAATAACAATTTCTCCCGTGCTCCACTGATTGTCTTCAGGCCGGGCTCGAACTCGTTGGTACCCCCTCCCCCTCCCCCCAAGGGGATCTTGCGGCTAACTTATCTATTTTCAGTAACTTGAAGGGAGGGTATATCTATAAAATATTCAAAACAGGAGACTTGCGTGCAAAATACTTGTTTTGAATGAGTTGCAAGATTTCTATCGAGCTACACATCCCTCGCTGCTTAGGTCCATCCATTCCACCTCATGACCGCTGTTAACAGGATATCTGTTTCAAGCGGGTAGATACGCCACGCGAAAAACCGCATCTGGAGCGGGTTTTCGCGTGTATGGGGCTTGACATGCGATTTATGGGTTGTTTTTCAGGTATGTTGCAGGCTTGTTCTGGTGTCTGCCGAGGAATGCCGGGTCTTCTGCTGGCGATCAGGTCTCGACATACGGGACAGCGGACGAGGTGGTCGGCGGCGTGACGGTATGCGGCCTGGAGTGCTTCTGCTGTGTCCATCTCCAGGGCGATCTCGTAGCTGGATCTTGTTGTGCCGGGGAGTTCGCACTGGCGGCGGAGGGATTCCACCAGGTTTCCTATGAGCAGGGCGGCGTCGGGACAGGAGTGGATCGACATATCGTGCCTCCTTCTTCGAAAGAGACTTGCGATAGAGGTACGACGCGGCGAGGTGCCTGGATGGGGGTCTGCGAGAGTTTTCTTCTCTAAATGGGGATACGTCGGTGGATAGCTGTGGAGCGACCGGCCGGTTCAAAGGAGATTGCCGCAGTCTTTGCGTAGAGGAGCTACGATCTTCGCTCCGGGCTAATCAATCGTTGTTGAGAGGGGTGCTGTGCTCCCTTGCGGTTGAATTGGGGAGGGTTTGCGATTATTTTTCCTTTTCGAGTTCGACGACCATGACTTCCATTGGTTTGTCTCCGGCGTTGATGTCGGAGTGGAGGGTGTTGGGTGCCATGGCGGGGAGCCAGTAGGCTTTGCCTGTCTCCCATACGTGGGTCTCGGTTGCGCCGGAGGGCTCGACGATGTTCATGGTGCCGCCGGTGAGCGCGATGATGACGCGGGGATGATCGTGGTGGTGCATGGCGAGTGGCTGGTGCGGCATGACGATCGTCTTCCAGACTTTGACGTCTTCATTGTCAAACTGAGGGAATCTTTGGGTCTTCTGTTCGACCTGCGAGATGAGAACAGAGGTGCTGAGGGCGGCCGCTAAGAGGGCGGCCACGCGGGTGGCGTGCTTCATGGGTGTCTCCTTGTGGCGAGGAGTTTAGCACGCGGTTAGACGTCTGGCATCTTCGTTCGCGGGTGGCGCAAGTGCCCAGATGTCAGGATCGAGATATGGGCATCGGGCATAACATTGTTGCGTCTGAACGGTCTCACAGTTATGAATGACGGCCCGGGCAGGTGAATCGACCTTCAGGAGGCTGGTGCAATGACAAATCGAATGGCAGGAGCGATAGTGTCTGGCGTGGTGTGTGGTGTGGTTCTACTCGGTGCGGCTGGTGTCGGCTGGGGGCAGGGAGCGAAGGCGCTGTATCCGGCGATGGCTCCCATAGAGCAGTACCGCGTGGCGAGCGTGGCGGAGGAGGTTGCGCTGGCGCGCAGTGCGGCAAATGCGGCGGTGAGCGGCGATGCGGAGGTGATGGTGCTCGGCAGCCACGGGTATGAGACGGCGGCGAAGGGCAAGAACGGCTTCGTCTGCCTGGTCGAGCGGTCGTGGGCTACTAACTTCGACGACTCTCAGTTCTGGAATCCGAAGCTGCGTGCGCCGCACTGCTTCAATGCGTCTGCTGCGCGGTCGGTGATGCCGGCGTACCTGAAGCGGACGGAGTTGGTGCTGTCCGGGCTGCCGAAGGATCAGGTGGAGGCGCGCATGAGGGAGGCGGTGGCGACGAAGGTCATTGGGGTGCCTGAGCAGGGAGCGATGTGCTACATGCTGTCCAAGCAGGGCTATCTGAACGATCATGACGGCCACTGGCGTCCGCATCTGATGTTCTTCCTTCCCTCCGTGGATGCGGCGAGCTGGGGTGCAAACCTCGATGGGTCGCAGGTCTTCGCTGCGCAGGGAAACCCTGAGCCTGTGACGATCTTTATGGTTCCGGTGACGACCTGGTCGGATGGAACGGTGGAGGAGATAAAGTGATGCTTTGAGCTTGTTGTTGTGGGTTAGTATTTCGTGATCAGGATTGGGGATGGTTCGTTCAGGAGATAGTGGCGATAGCTGGACCATGGCCAGTCTTCGGCGTGTGGGACGAGGCCTCGTGTGACTGGATTGCGGTGCATGTATTTTAGTTTTTCGACGCGCTTGTTGTGGGTGAAGACATTGAAGTCGTAGTAGCGAGGCTGCCAGAAGGGACGCTCGGTTAGGCGTCTGGAAGTGGACAGTTTTAGGGACTGGACGGCTTTTGACAGGGGATCGTCAAGAGGTTCGCTTACAAGGAGGTGGATGTGCTCGGGCATGACTACGTATCCGAGGATTTCGAATTTGTAACTGTCTCGGGTCCGTTCCAGGGAGTCTAGTAAGATGTCTCTTGAGGTTGAGGTGTTGAGGTAGGGTTTGCGGTTGTGGCAACTGAAGGTGATGAAGTGGTGATCGCCTTCCTGTTGGTAGCGCTTGAGGCCGAGCGGCATGGGTTGATTTTAGGGTATCGGGTTCGCGCTTCCGCGCGAATGCCCACATCTCAGAATCGAGATATGGGGCACCCGCCGGAAGATCTACGTCCTAGTCATATTGCTTTATCGCTAGATCTGCCAATTTGTGAGGATAAGGAGTTTCATACCTCTCCTCCCACAAGGCCACTTCCGACGAACGAAACTCTTTACGAATTTGCTTGATCTCGATCTTTGCTTCATTAAGAAGATTAGGAAGTTCATCAATCGTAGTTATTCTGACGCACGTCATATCTTCATTTCTATCTGGATTCGTAAAAAGTATTTCACCAGAACTGACTTGAGTAAGTTCTGGGTCGCCCATTTCTCCAAGCTTGCAGAGGAGAAGTGGCGAATCGATTACAACTACAGGAAAAATGAAGCGAAAATTGGGAAGTTTACTACTTCGCTCAGCCCGCAGTAGATGAGAGGCAGCTTTAATGCTTGATACGACGGCGGCATAGGCGACGTCTTTATCATTGAACGCTTGGCGAATGGAAAAAGCTGTATCGACACTCTTTCTTAGCCAACGAAACTTTTCGAACGGCGATTCCGGCGCTAAGTCACTTTCGGATAAATCGTCCCAACCGATAGAAGCCATAACACTCCTGGTCGCCTGATTCATTAGGCAATATGTCCAGTACACGTTTTGGCCAAGATTGTTACCGGAGCTGAACAAAATCCACGGCTTTTTAGATGATTTGCACTCTATGGTGAATGCGATCTGCGTTAATCCGACATGGTCTGGCGACATCGCGATGAGGTCGATTTCTCGCCGTTTCCCTGCCTCATCGTCAGTGTAAAGCTGAGCTTGCTGAACCTCAAATCCTGCCTTCCTAAATATTTTGGCGGCTCGCATTTCAAGCGGATATCCCTGTTCGGTCAGCCATTTTTTCACTTCGTCTAGCAAAACGTCCGCCTTCTGTTTGCGAAAGGTCAGTTGCTCCTCAATCGCGAAAGTTTTATCAACTTATCTGCCGAATTTCTGGCGGCCTTGCATTTGGCTCATCATGCGTTGCTGGGCTTTGATGCCGCCGCCTGAGCCCATGGACTTGAACATCTTTCGCATTTGGGCGTACTGGCGGAGGAGGTTGTTGACGTCTTGTACGGTGGTTCCGCTGCCGCGGGCGATACGCTTGCGGCGGTTGCCGTTGATGATCTCGTGGTCGAGGCGCTCTTTTTGCGTCATCGAGTTGATGATGGATTCGACGCGGGTGAACTGGCCCTCGTCTACGTTTTCGACGGCCTGCTGCATGCCGGCGAAGGGGCCGACGGAGGGGAGCATCTTGAGGATGGACTTCATGGAGCCCATCTTTTTGATCTGACGGAGCTGGTCGCGGAAGTCGTCGAGAGTGAAGCCGTCGCCGGAGAGGGCTTTCTTGGCGAACTGCTCGGCTTTGCCGCGGTCGAGGGTGGATTCGGCGCGCTCGAGGAGGGTGGCGATGTCGCCGTGACCCATGATGCGGGAGACGATGCGGTCGGGGTGGAAGGGCTCGAAGGCGTCGGGCTTCTCTCCGGTGCCCAAAAACTTTATCGGCGCTCCTGTCACGTGGCGGATGGAGAGGGCAGCGCCGCCTCGTGCGTCGCCGTCCATCTTGGTGAGGATGGCGCCGGTGATGGTGAGGAGATCGTTGAAGGCCTTGGCGGAGTTGACGGCGTCCTGGCCGGTCATGGCGTCGGCGACGAAGAGGATCTCGGAGGGGTTGAGGAGCTTTTTGAGCTCGGCCATCTCCTGCATCAATGCGGCGTCGATCTGGTTGCGGCCGGCGGTGTCGACGATGAGCATGTCGCAGCCGAAGTTGGCGGCGTCGCGCTTGGCCTCTTTGGCGAGGCGGAGGACGGCTTCGGTGCCGGGCTTCGCGATATCGGAGTCGCTGAGC
This Tunturibacter gelidoferens DNA region includes the following protein-coding sequences:
- a CDS encoding REP-associated tyrosine transposase codes for the protein MPLGLKRYQQEGDHHFITFSCHNRKPYLNTSTSRDILLDSLERTRDSYKFEILGYVVMPEHIHLLVSEPLDDPLSKAVQSLKLSTSRRLTERPFWQPRYYDFNVFTHNKRVEKLKYMHRNPVTRGLVPHAEDWPWSSYRHYLLNEPSPILITKY
- a CDS encoding DUF3309 family protein; the encoded protein is MLILLIILILVFGFGGYRLGPGLGYYGGGGISLILLIVLILLLLKVI
- the ffh gene encoding signal recognition particle protein — encoded protein: MFENLSDKLQRSFKTLRGQGTISDENISDAIREIRLALLESDVNLTVVNELVEHIRTRAIGEKVATALSPSEQIVKIVHDELVNVLGRDTARFQKSSQPPSVILMAGLQGSGKTTTSGKLAQWLKKAGHRPMLVSVDVYRPAAREQLAIVARSISAQLYEGKLSDSDIAKPGTEAVLRLAKEAKRDAANFGCDMLIVDTAGRNQIDAALMQEMAELKKLLNPSEILFVADAMTGQDAVNSAKAFNDLLTITGAILTKMDGDARGGAALSIRHVTGAPIKFLGTGEKPDAFEPFHPDRIVSRIMGHGDIATLLERAESTLDRGKAEQFAKKALSGDGFTLDDFRDQLRQIKKMGSMKSILKMLPSVGPFAGMQQAVENVDEGQFTRVESIINSMTQKERLDHEIINGNRRKRIARGSGTTVQDVNNLLRQYAQMRKMFKSMGSGGGIKAQQRMMSQMQGRQKFGR
- a CDS encoding GNAT family N-acetyltransferase; this translates as MARHLGFYTLLTMRFQLRVATAKDVGAIRELIEASVRGLQAKDYSTAQREGALATVFTVDSQLIADGTYFLAIAEGGEIAGCGGWSFRKTLYGGDHQVEKIALERLNPVVDAAKIRAIFVHPDFARKGLGSLILAAAEDAAIAEGFTHFEMGSTLTGVGLYALKGYLELDRRQVPVGGGETIEVVRMVKRRGFDVGTTPCSLQAD
- a CDS encoding Fur family transcriptional regulator, producing MPISVQTRNTRQKDAIRAAFVEADRPLSPDEALALAQKEVDALSIATVYRNIGSLVDDKWLTPVDVPGHSTRYEVAGKAHHHHFQCNTCGTVHELEGCEMQSRPKLPRGFKYSSHEFFVYGTCSSCAK
- a CDS encoding helicase HerA-like C-terminal domain-containing protein codes for the protein MIEIPMIAKGADELYLLPGMTNRHGLVAGATGTGKTVTLQVMAEALSSIGVPVFAADVKGDLSGISQAGKSSPKFDARVVAMGLGEWSFAGCPVVFWDVFGKQGHPVRATVSEMGPLLLSRILNLNDTQTGVLTLVFKIADDSGLLLLDMKDMQAMLQHVGEGAKEYQTQYGNISAASIGAIQRGLVALEQQGGDLFFGEPALNIDDLLQVDSSGKGVVNILAADQLLQSPQLYATFLLWLMSELFEKLPEVGDQEKPKLVFFFDEAHLLFNDLPSVLQNRIEQVVRLIRSKGVGVFFVTQNPIDVPDTVLSQLGNRVQHALRAFSPRDQKAVKAAAQTFRANPKVNVEAVITEMGVGEALVSFLDEKGIPGMVERAMVCPPHSQIGPITPEQRAEIIKNSVVAGVYETVVDRESAYERLKGKAVVSGGGAAGSAGSLTGSGSGWIEAAGTALGGVLGQGSSRRGDTVLQAAVKSAARTMGSTVGRQLIRGVLGSLLGGSKR